The Budorcas taxicolor isolate Tak-1 chromosome 2, Takin1.1, whole genome shotgun sequence genome window below encodes:
- the YARS1 gene encoding tyrosine--tRNA ligase, cytoplasmic isoform X2, whose protein sequence is MGDSLSPEEKLNLITRNLQVTILFADLHAYLDNMKAPWELLELRTSYYENVIKAMLESIGVPLEKLKFIKGTDYQLSKEYTLDVYRLSSVVTQHDAKKAGAEVVKQVEHPLLSGLLYPGLQALDEEYLQVDAQFGGVDQRKIFTFAEKYLPALGYSKRIHLMNPMVPGLTGSKMSSSEEESKIDLLDRKEDVKKKLKKAFCEPGNVENNGVLAFIRHVLFPLKSEFVILRDEKWGGNKTYTAYLDLEKDFADEVVHPGDLKNSVEVALNKLLDPIREKFNTPALKKLSSAAYPDPSKQKPAVKGPAKNSEPEEVIPSRLDIRVGKVISVDKHPDADSLYVEKIDVGEAEPRTVVSGLVQFVPKEELQDRLVVVLCNLKPQKMRGVESQGMLLCASLEGVNRKVEPLDPPAGSAPGERVFVKGYEKGQPDEELKPKKKVFEKLQADFKISDECIAQWKQTNFMTKLGSVSCKSLKGGNIS, encoded by the exons ATGGGGGATTCTTTGAGCCCTGAAGAGAAGCTAAACCTTATCACCCGGAACCTGCAG GTAACAATTCTGTTTGCGGACCTGCACGCATACCTGGATAACATGAAGGCTCCATGGGAACTTCTAGAACTTCGAACCAGCTATTACGAGAATGTGATCAAGGCAATGCTGGAGAGCATTGGGGTGCCCTTGGAGAAGCTCAAGTTCATCAAAGGCACTGATTACCAGCTCAGCAA AGAGTACACGCTGGATGTCTACCGCCTGTCTTCCGTGGTCACACAGCACGATGCCAAGAAAGCTGGAGCTGAGGTGGTAAAGCAAGTGGAGCACCCTCTGCTGAGTGGCCTGCTGTACCCAGGGCTGCAG GCCTTGGATGAAGAATATTTGCAAGTGGATGCCCAGTTTGGAGGTGTTGATCAGAGAAAGATTTTCACCTTTGCGGAGAAG TACCTCCCTGCACTTGGTTACTCAAAACGAATCCATCTGATGAATCCTATGGTTCCAGGATTAACTGGCAGCAAAATGAGCTCTTCAGAAGAG GAGTCCAAGATTGATCTGCTTGATCGGAAAGAGGATGTaaagaaaaaactgaagaaggccttctgTGAGCCAGGGAATGTGGAGAACAACGGCGTTCTGGCCTTCATCAGACATGTCCTCTTTCCCCTCAAGTCTG AGTTTGTGATCCTTCGAGATGAAAAATGGGGTGGAAACAAAACTTACACAGCTTACTTGGACCTGGAAAAGGACTTTGCTGATGAG GTTGTACACCCTGGAGACCTAAAGAATTCTGTTGAAGTTGCCCTGAACAAGTTGTTGGATCCCATCCGGGAGAAGTTCAATACCCCTGCTCTGAAGAAACTGTCCAGCGCTGCCTACCCAGATCCCTCAAAGCAGA AGCCAGCTGTCAAAGGCCCTGCCAAGAATTCAGAACCAGAGGAGGTCATCCCATCCCGGCTGGATATCCGTGTGGGGAAAGTCATTAGTGTGGACAAG CACCCAGATGCAGACAGCCTGTATGTGGAGAAGATTGATGTGGGGGAAGCTGAGCCACGGACTGTGGTGAGCGGCCTGGTGCAGTTTGTGCCCAAGGAGGAACTGCAGGACAGGCTGGTGGTGGTGCTGTGCAATCTGAAACCCCAAAAGATGAGAGGAGTTGAGTCCCAAGGCATGCTCCTGTGCGCTTCTTT AGAAGGGGTAAACCGCAAGGTTGAGCCTCTAGACCCTCCTGCAGGCTCTGCTCCTGGTGAGCGAGTGTTTGTGAAGGGCTATGAGAAGGGCCAACCAGACGAAGAGCTGAAGCCCAAGAAGAAAGTCTTTGAGAAATTGCAG GCTGACTTTAAAATTTCTGACGAGTGCATTGCACAGTGGAAGCAAACCAACTTCATGACCAAGCTGGGGTCCGTCTCCTGTAAATCGCTGAAAGGGGGGAACATCAGCTAG
- the YARS1 gene encoding tyrosine--tRNA ligase, cytoplasmic isoform X1, giving the protein MGDSLSPEEKLNLITRNLQEVLGEEKLKEILKERELKVYWGTATTGKPHVAYFVPMSKIADFLKAGCEVTILFADLHAYLDNMKAPWELLELRTSYYENVIKAMLESIGVPLEKLKFIKGTDYQLSKEYTLDVYRLSSVVTQHDAKKAGAEVVKQVEHPLLSGLLYPGLQALDEEYLQVDAQFGGVDQRKIFTFAEKYLPALGYSKRIHLMNPMVPGLTGSKMSSSEEESKIDLLDRKEDVKKKLKKAFCEPGNVENNGVLAFIRHVLFPLKSEFVILRDEKWGGNKTYTAYLDLEKDFADEVVHPGDLKNSVEVALNKLLDPIREKFNTPALKKLSSAAYPDPSKQKPAVKGPAKNSEPEEVIPSRLDIRVGKVISVDKHPDADSLYVEKIDVGEAEPRTVVSGLVQFVPKEELQDRLVVVLCNLKPQKMRGVESQGMLLCASLEGVNRKVEPLDPPAGSAPGERVFVKGYEKGQPDEELKPKKKVFEKLQADFKISDECIAQWKQTNFMTKLGSVSCKSLKGGNIS; this is encoded by the exons ATGGGGGATTCTTTGAGCCCTGAAGAGAAGCTAAACCTTATCACCCGGAACCTGCAG GAGGTTCTCGGggaagagaagctgaaggagaTATTGAAGGAACGGGAACTTAAAGTTTACTGGGGGACAGCAACTACAGGCAAGCCACATGTGGCTTACTTTGTGCCCATGTCTAAGATCGCAGACTTCCTGAAAGCAGGATGTGAG GTAACAATTCTGTTTGCGGACCTGCACGCATACCTGGATAACATGAAGGCTCCATGGGAACTTCTAGAACTTCGAACCAGCTATTACGAGAATGTGATCAAGGCAATGCTGGAGAGCATTGGGGTGCCCTTGGAGAAGCTCAAGTTCATCAAAGGCACTGATTACCAGCTCAGCAA AGAGTACACGCTGGATGTCTACCGCCTGTCTTCCGTGGTCACACAGCACGATGCCAAGAAAGCTGGAGCTGAGGTGGTAAAGCAAGTGGAGCACCCTCTGCTGAGTGGCCTGCTGTACCCAGGGCTGCAG GCCTTGGATGAAGAATATTTGCAAGTGGATGCCCAGTTTGGAGGTGTTGATCAGAGAAAGATTTTCACCTTTGCGGAGAAG TACCTCCCTGCACTTGGTTACTCAAAACGAATCCATCTGATGAATCCTATGGTTCCAGGATTAACTGGCAGCAAAATGAGCTCTTCAGAAGAG GAGTCCAAGATTGATCTGCTTGATCGGAAAGAGGATGTaaagaaaaaactgaagaaggccttctgTGAGCCAGGGAATGTGGAGAACAACGGCGTTCTGGCCTTCATCAGACATGTCCTCTTTCCCCTCAAGTCTG AGTTTGTGATCCTTCGAGATGAAAAATGGGGTGGAAACAAAACTTACACAGCTTACTTGGACCTGGAAAAGGACTTTGCTGATGAG GTTGTACACCCTGGAGACCTAAAGAATTCTGTTGAAGTTGCCCTGAACAAGTTGTTGGATCCCATCCGGGAGAAGTTCAATACCCCTGCTCTGAAGAAACTGTCCAGCGCTGCCTACCCAGATCCCTCAAAGCAGA AGCCAGCTGTCAAAGGCCCTGCCAAGAATTCAGAACCAGAGGAGGTCATCCCATCCCGGCTGGATATCCGTGTGGGGAAAGTCATTAGTGTGGACAAG CACCCAGATGCAGACAGCCTGTATGTGGAGAAGATTGATGTGGGGGAAGCTGAGCCACGGACTGTGGTGAGCGGCCTGGTGCAGTTTGTGCCCAAGGAGGAACTGCAGGACAGGCTGGTGGTGGTGCTGTGCAATCTGAAACCCCAAAAGATGAGAGGAGTTGAGTCCCAAGGCATGCTCCTGTGCGCTTCTTT AGAAGGGGTAAACCGCAAGGTTGAGCCTCTAGACCCTCCTGCAGGCTCTGCTCCTGGTGAGCGAGTGTTTGTGAAGGGCTATGAGAAGGGCCAACCAGACGAAGAGCTGAAGCCCAAGAAGAAAGTCTTTGAGAAATTGCAG GCTGACTTTAAAATTTCTGACGAGTGCATTGCACAGTGGAAGCAAACCAACTTCATGACCAAGCTGGGGTCCGTCTCCTGTAAATCGCTGAAAGGGGGGAACATCAGCTAG
- the S100PBP gene encoding S100P-binding protein isoform X2 → MMCSLVPSEQSSGTSLLPKDNAPFSWSSLDEDELDDSLLELSDGEDDGHFSFTEEQIQELLKDDDLSNEHFPWGGGLPSDDSRNVEKGEKGSQIPLDIPQEKDSPYNMGPEAETPDTFKLPQLTISVGHGPTPTKPLNRRFALEKNLIKVTVAPFDPTVCDVLDKDKTYVSKVTSRITEKPSSLGEEMREDDLSPNESTLCTESEGISPNNSAYDGPPLPSSNNNFQHTVSDKNMSDSKKPTPVFSQILDHSETPNTGSSQRNGSYKSSFEMKLPVSSSSSKDVLDKDSGKLKVHEKRLGKVIPVLQAKTRTNVPTFSPSDLEKQKQSYLRNVIAHIEDPVDSNQG, encoded by the exons ATGATGTGCTCACTAGTGCCCTCTGAACAGTCTTCTGGTACCTCTCTCTTGCCTAAAGACAATGCTCCTTTTTCTTGGAGTTCCTTGGATGAGGATGAATTGGATGACTCCTTGCTGGAGCTATCTGATGGAGAAGATGATGGCCATTTCAGTTTCACAGAGGAACAGATTCAGGAACTCTTAAAGGATGATGACCTATCAAATGAGCACTTTCCTTGGGGAGGAGGGTTGCCTAGTGATGACAGCAGGAATGttgagaagggagagaaagggagtcAAATTCCACTTGACATTCCCCAAGAGAAAGATTCACCGTACAACATGGGACCAGAAGCTGAGACCCCTGACACATTCAAACTACCTCAACTAACTATATCAGTTGGTCATGGACCAACTCCTACGAAACCATTGAACAGACGCTTTGCACTAGAAAAGAATCTTATAAAAGTTACAGTTGCACCATTTGATCCAACAGTTTGTGATGTACTTGATAAGGACAAGACTTATGTGTCCAAAGTTACATCCAGAATTACTGAAAAACCCTCCTCCCTTGGGGAAGAGATGAGAGAAGATGATCTTAGCCCAAATGAGAGCACACTTTGCACAGAATCTGAAGGGATCAGCCCCAATAACTCTGCCTATGATGGGCCCCCACTCCCTTCTTCAAACAATAATTTTCAACATACTGTCTCTGATAAAAATATGTCCGACAGTAAGAAACCTACGCCTGTATTCTCTCAGATCTTGGACCATTCAGAGACTCCTAATACAGGGTCATCCCAGAGAAATGGATCATATAAATCAAGTTTTGAAATGAAGTTACCAGTTTCCAGTTCATCAAGCAAG GATGTTCTTGACAAGGATTCTGGGAAGCTAAAGGTCCATGAAAAAAGACTAGGCAAAGTCATTCCTGTTCTGCAAGCCAAAACGAG GACTAATGTTCCAACATTTTCACCGTCAGACCTAGAAAAGCAGAAGCAAAGTTATCTCAGGAATGTCATTGCTCATATAGAAGACCCAGTGGATTCAAACCAAG